From a single Verrucomicrobiota bacterium genomic region:
- a CDS encoding M4 family metallopeptidase → MCTHHSPGPHRDPLHCILPPHILEHLARHGSAHHRQWAIKSLTQSARLHGRREVLSRMLGIFPSGGDVKRRTIFNAQEGEDLPGVVVRREGDPPSADVAVNEAYDGAGATYDFYKEQFNRNSLDDNGMRLDSTVHYSDHYDNAFFDGKQMVYGDGDGQLFKRFTIAVDVIGHELTHGVTAFSAGLLYRDQPGALNESISDVFGSLVKQYQTKQSAQDADWLIGAGLLADGIHGVALRSMKAPGTAYDDPVLGKDPQPAHMKDFVRTTSDNGGVHINSGIPNHAFFLVATALGGNAWERAGRIWYAALKQFSPETDFHGAAQIIVQTARTLFKPGSTEEKAVIEAWQNVGIAV, encoded by the coding sequence ATGTGCACTCATCATTCCCCTGGACCTCATCGCGACCCACTCCATTGCATCCTGCCGCCGCACATCCTGGAGCACCTCGCCCGGCACGGCAGTGCCCACCACAGACAATGGGCGATCAAAAGTTTGACGCAATCCGCGAGACTTCACGGGCGCCGCGAGGTCCTCAGTCGTATGTTAGGAATTTTTCCGTCCGGAGGCGACGTAAAGCGCCGGACGATTTTTAACGCTCAGGAGGGTGAGGACCTGCCGGGGGTCGTTGTTCGTCGCGAAGGTGATCCGCCCTCGGCAGACGTGGCGGTCAACGAGGCTTACGACGGCGCCGGAGCCACCTATGATTTCTACAAAGAACAGTTCAATCGAAATTCCCTCGATGACAACGGCATGCGTCTGGATTCGACGGTGCATTATTCGGACCACTATGATAACGCTTTCTTCGATGGAAAACAGATGGTCTACGGTGACGGTGACGGCCAGTTGTTTAAGCGGTTCACCATTGCCGTTGACGTGATCGGGCACGAGTTGACTCACGGTGTCACCGCGTTCTCGGCCGGGTTGCTCTATCGGGATCAGCCGGGTGCGCTTAACGAGTCGATCTCGGACGTGTTCGGCTCACTCGTGAAGCAGTATCAAACGAAGCAATCCGCACAAGATGCCGACTGGCTGATCGGCGCCGGGTTGCTTGCCGACGGTATTCACGGCGTGGCTCTGCGATCCATGAAGGCGCCGGGGACCGCGTATGACGATCCGGTACTGGGGAAAGACCCCCAGCCGGCGCACATGAAAGATTTCGTCCGGACGACGAGCGATAACGGCGGTGTACACATCAACTCCGGAATCCCGAACCACGCCTTTTTCCTGGTGGCAACAGCGCTCGGGGGTAATGCCTGGGAGAGGGCAGGCCGGATTTGGTATGCGGCACTCAAGCAGTTTTCACCCGAAACTGACTTTCATGGGGCTGCCCAGATCATCGTGCAGACGGCCAGAACGCTTTTCAAACCCGGCAGTACGGAGGAGAAAGCGGTGATTGAAGCCTGGCAAAATGTAGGAATCGCTGTTTGA